Proteins co-encoded in one Saprospira grandis genomic window:
- a CDS encoding 3-hydroxyacyl-CoA dehydrogenase/enoyl-CoA hydratase family protein, producing MSRRISKVAVLGSGVMGMGIAAHCANIGLEVLLLDIVPFDLSEEEKQNPAARNRLADQALKAAVKAKKIEPFYDPAFASRVSTGNFEDDFHKIADCDWIIEVVVERLDIKQKVFAQVEKYRKAGAIVSSNTSGIPISMMLEGRSEDFQKNFCGTHFFNPPRYLQLLEIIPTKKTDPALIDFFMDYGSRFLGKQTVLCKDTPAFIANRVGVYAMAKIFQLTEELGLSIEEVDQLTGPALGRPKTGTFALADLVGLDTAEKVIKGIKDNCPTDEQAAAFEVPAYLQFLLENKFLGNKTKKGFYERTKQKDENGRKIKLALNLASQEYAPAQRVKTALLGDLKNVSGLAGKVKTFFKDKYQEDKGAELVRRSLLGLFAYVSNRIPEISDQLFSIDDALRAGFAWKVGPFQYWDMIGLEKAVELAEADGQTVAAWVKEMIAAGHTSFYKVINGVTNYYNVDSKSYQPVPGAEQSIILDNIRDKSVVWENSDVQLHDIGDQVLCLEFRSYQNTLGEGVVRGVMQAIEIAEQGDWRGLVIGNNATNFSVGANLMLIAQMAYEQDFDELNMAIHAFQQMNMRVRYSSIPVVVATQGFTFGGGCEMAMHADAVIASAESYIGLVEVGVGLIPGGAGTKEFALRASDSFHKEDVYVPKLIDRFKTIAMASVATSAPKAFNEGYLRHGIDQVSVNTSLTLQKAKQKVIALANAGYVQPASRHDIEVLGRGGLGALYVAAESLRLGRYASDHDIKIAKKVAYVLCGGDLSAQQKVSEQYLLDIEREAFLQLCGEQKTLERIQAMLTTGRPLRN from the coding sequence ATGAGCAGACGGATTAGTAAAGTCGCTGTACTCGGATCTGGTGTTATGGGAATGGGTATTGCTGCCCATTGTGCAAACATTGGACTAGAGGTATTGCTATTGGACATTGTTCCTTTTGACCTTTCTGAAGAGGAAAAGCAAAACCCTGCAGCGCGCAATCGATTGGCCGATCAGGCCCTTAAAGCCGCTGTTAAGGCCAAGAAAATTGAGCCCTTTTATGATCCTGCTTTTGCTAGCCGTGTAAGCACGGGCAACTTTGAGGATGATTTCCATAAAATTGCTGATTGCGATTGGATTATTGAGGTTGTTGTAGAGCGCCTCGATATTAAGCAAAAGGTATTTGCACAGGTAGAAAAATATCGTAAGGCTGGGGCTATTGTGAGCTCAAACACCTCGGGTATTCCCATTTCTATGATGCTAGAAGGACGTAGCGAAGATTTTCAGAAGAACTTCTGTGGGACGCACTTTTTCAACCCCCCTCGTTACCTCCAACTTCTCGAAATTATTCCCACAAAAAAGACCGATCCTGCATTGATCGACTTTTTTATGGATTATGGTAGCCGTTTCCTTGGGAAGCAAACGGTACTTTGTAAAGATACTCCCGCCTTTATCGCTAACCGCGTAGGGGTATATGCTATGGCCAAGATTTTCCAATTGACGGAAGAGCTTGGTCTTTCTATTGAAGAGGTAGATCAGTTGACTGGCCCAGCGCTTGGCCGCCCTAAAACGGGAACTTTTGCCTTGGCTGATTTGGTGGGTCTAGATACTGCCGAAAAAGTAATCAAGGGCATTAAGGATAACTGCCCAACTGATGAGCAAGCTGCCGCTTTTGAAGTACCTGCTTATCTACAGTTTTTGCTAGAGAACAAATTTTTGGGGAACAAAACCAAAAAAGGGTTCTATGAGCGCACTAAACAAAAAGATGAGAATGGCCGCAAAATTAAGTTGGCCCTCAATCTAGCCAGTCAGGAGTATGCTCCTGCTCAGCGTGTGAAGACTGCACTTTTGGGCGATCTCAAAAATGTTTCTGGTCTAGCGGGCAAGGTGAAAACCTTCTTCAAAGATAAATATCAAGAGGACAAAGGGGCCGAGTTGGTTCGCCGCTCATTGTTGGGCCTTTTTGCTTATGTGTCTAATCGCATTCCCGAAATCTCTGATCAGTTGTTTAGCATTGATGATGCTTTGCGTGCTGGTTTTGCATGGAAAGTTGGTCCTTTCCAATACTGGGACATGATTGGCCTAGAAAAAGCTGTTGAATTGGCTGAGGCCGATGGACAAACAGTTGCCGCTTGGGTAAAAGAAATGATTGCTGCAGGTCATACTAGCTTCTATAAGGTGATCAATGGCGTAACCAACTACTATAATGTAGACAGCAAATCTTATCAGCCCGTACCCGGTGCCGAGCAGTCTATTATCTTGGACAATATCCGGGATAAGTCTGTAGTTTGGGAAAACAGCGATGTTCAGCTACACGATATTGGAGACCAAGTGCTTTGCTTGGAGTTCCGTTCTTACCAAAACACTTTGGGAGAGGGGGTCGTTCGTGGTGTCATGCAAGCTATTGAAATTGCTGAGCAAGGAGACTGGAGAGGTTTGGTGATTGGTAACAATGCCACGAACTTCTCTGTTGGGGCCAACTTGATGTTGATTGCCCAGATGGCTTATGAGCAAGATTTTGATGAGCTCAATATGGCTATCCACGCTTTCCAGCAAATGAATATGCGCGTACGCTACTCTAGCATTCCCGTTGTAGTTGCTACTCAAGGATTCACCTTTGGTGGAGGTTGCGAAATGGCCATGCATGCCGATGCTGTCATTGCTTCTGCCGAATCTTATATTGGTTTGGTTGAGGTAGGTGTTGGTTTGATCCCCGGTGGTGCTGGAACCAAAGAGTTTGCTCTCCGTGCCTCAGATAGCTTCCACAAAGAGGATGTATATGTTCCCAAATTGATCGACCGTTTCAAAACGATCGCTATGGCTTCTGTGGCTACCTCGGCCCCCAAAGCCTTCAATGAAGGATACCTCCGTCATGGAATCGATCAAGTATCTGTAAATACGAGCCTCACGCTTCAAAAAGCGAAGCAAAAGGTGATTGCTTTGGCCAATGCGGGTTATGTACAGCCAGCTAGCCGCCATGATATCGAAGTATTGGGCCGTGGTGGTCTAGGCGCACTTTATGTAGCTGCCGAAAGCCTCCGCCTAGGTCGCTATGCTAGCGATCACGATATCAAGATTGCTAAAAAAGTAGCTTATGTGCTTTGCGGTGGAGATCTTTCTGCCCAGCAAAAAGTATCGGAGCAATATCTACTCGATATCGAAAGAGAGGCCTTCTTGCAGCTTTGTGGCGAGCAAAAGACCCTCGAGCGTATCCAAGCCATGCTCACCACCGGCAGACCTTTGCGTAACTAA
- a CDS encoding thiolase family protein → MDAYIVAGYRTAVGRAKKGGFRFMRSDDLAVEVIQHLLKKVEGVEADMVDDVLVGCANPEGEQGLQIGRQISMRALSKSVAGVTVNRYCASGLETIAMATAKIKAGMGHIFVAGGAESMSMIPMTGYKLAPNYNVASTTPDYLVGMGLTAEAVSNKYNISREDQDEFAYLSHVKAAKALDEGYFNDQIVPVDVQEVYVENGQRKERNWTVAQDEGVRRSTTPEALAKLRPVFAQGGSVTAGNSSQTSDGAAFVLVVSEEMVKQLNLQPIARLAACAVGGVEPLYMGIGPCVAIPKALKQAGLQLGDIDQIELNEAFAAQSLAVIREAGLDPNIVNVNGGAIALGHPLGCTGAKLSIQLLNEMRRRNQKYGMVTACVGGGQGIAGIYELL, encoded by the coding sequence ATGGATGCATATATCGTAGCGGGCTATCGTACCGCTGTAGGACGTGCCAAGAAAGGAGGTTTTCGCTTTATGCGCTCTGATGATTTGGCCGTAGAGGTAATCCAACACCTCCTCAAAAAAGTAGAAGGCGTAGAAGCCGATATGGTAGATGATGTTTTGGTAGGTTGTGCCAACCCCGAAGGGGAGCAGGGCCTCCAAATCGGTCGCCAAATCTCTATGCGCGCCCTGAGCAAATCAGTAGCTGGGGTAACCGTAAACCGCTATTGTGCTTCTGGCCTCGAAACAATTGCTATGGCTACAGCTAAGATTAAGGCCGGTATGGGCCATATCTTTGTGGCCGGTGGTGCCGAGAGCATGAGTATGATTCCCATGACGGGCTATAAGTTGGCCCCCAACTATAATGTAGCTTCTACTACTCCCGATTATTTGGTGGGTATGGGACTTACTGCCGAGGCGGTGAGCAATAAATACAACATTTCTAGAGAGGACCAAGATGAGTTCGCTTATCTTTCTCATGTGAAGGCCGCCAAAGCTTTGGATGAAGGCTATTTCAATGATCAGATTGTCCCTGTAGATGTTCAGGAGGTTTATGTAGAAAATGGCCAGCGCAAAGAGCGCAACTGGACCGTTGCCCAGGATGAAGGGGTGCGCCGTAGCACTACTCCCGAGGCTTTGGCTAAATTGCGTCCCGTTTTTGCCCAAGGAGGTAGCGTTACCGCAGGTAATTCTTCTCAAACTTCTGATGGCGCTGCCTTCGTTTTGGTGGTTTCTGAAGAAATGGTCAAGCAACTCAATCTACAACCTATCGCTCGCCTAGCCGCTTGCGCCGTAGGTGGTGTAGAGCCCTTGTATATGGGGATTGGTCCCTGCGTGGCCATCCCCAAAGCGCTCAAGCAAGCTGGTTTGCAGTTGGGCGATATCGACCAAATTGAATTGAATGAGGCTTTTGCCGCTCAATCTTTGGCCGTTATCCGCGAGGCGGGCCTAGATCCCAATATCGTGAACGTTAATGGAGGCGCTATCGCTCTTGGCCACCCCTTGGGATGTACCGGCGCGAAGTTGTCTATCCAACTCCTCAACGAAATGCGTCGCCGTAACCAAAAATACGGTATGGTGACGGCCTGTGTTGGTGGTGGACAAGGTATTGCGGGTATCTACGAGCTACTCTAG
- a CDS encoding M48 family metalloprotease produces MQYYLLLALFLLGYSNSYAQSKAQEAKAETCEKVYQEIAQAINDPRPLPAFNFIYQKGSKPYYNAYYNPQNNSINFGEGIYDLALEFGADSLNALAMVLGHELAHYYKDHGWGMSFGTANEDSEIADKIYEMELDETQRARMEAEADYFGGLFGYLAGYNTLEVGGEFYSRLYETIGLPDSTKGYPSRKDRIAICDNSQKMLQDLLPLFQMANYLALMGQEERAARAYAQLAQQFPGRAIYNNAAVNFLLAALKEYKAEDLPFQLPLQLELQSRLEQNSKGNRQPKKERFLAQARQMLDKSLQVSPNYGPALLNEIIWALLKEDLDLAFFKAKRLAKNEEMPAHIQDKAHLLIGIILAQNGEEKAAKKQFKQLRKSLPDLAEANLSALKSKRWQARQAAKRQEISGEAESYDELPLAELPSYFENNQPDIIQMMERQQEDSPELLLIASRLEQKEALLLASYGQANEEEIWGFLQFNADYQGETARGVKIGSRQSEIEKLYGFAANSLSTGKGKLLYYPLAGLIFSLDQNGQLDRWLQFSKLQ; encoded by the coding sequence ATGCAGTATTATCTACTTTTGGCCCTCTTCCTTTTGGGCTACTCCAATAGCTATGCGCAAAGCAAGGCGCAAGAAGCAAAAGCCGAAACTTGCGAAAAGGTCTATCAGGAAATTGCACAGGCCATTAATGACCCTAGACCCCTGCCCGCCTTTAATTTTATTTACCAAAAAGGCAGCAAGCCCTATTATAATGCTTACTATAATCCGCAAAATAACTCCATTAATTTCGGAGAAGGGATTTATGACCTGGCCCTAGAGTTTGGCGCCGACTCCCTAAATGCCCTAGCCATGGTGCTGGGCCATGAACTGGCCCATTATTATAAGGACCACGGTTGGGGAATGTCTTTTGGCACGGCCAATGAAGACAGCGAAATCGCCGATAAGATTTATGAAATGGAGCTGGACGAAACCCAACGCGCCCGCATGGAAGCCGAAGCCGATTATTTTGGGGGCCTTTTTGGCTATCTGGCGGGCTATAATACTCTAGAGGTAGGAGGGGAGTTTTATAGCCGCTTGTATGAGACGATCGGCCTGCCCGATTCGACCAAGGGCTACCCCAGCCGAAAAGACCGCATCGCCATTTGCGATAATTCTCAAAAGATGCTGCAAGACCTTTTGCCCCTTTTTCAAATGGCCAATTATCTGGCATTAATGGGACAAGAAGAACGGGCCGCCAGAGCCTACGCCCAATTGGCCCAACAGTTTCCAGGTCGAGCGATTTATAATAATGCAGCCGTGAATTTTCTGCTGGCCGCCCTCAAAGAATATAAGGCCGAAGATTTACCCTTTCAGTTGCCTTTGCAGCTAGAACTCCAAAGCCGATTGGAGCAAAATAGTAAGGGCAACCGCCAACCCAAAAAAGAACGCTTTCTGGCCCAAGCCCGCCAAATGCTAGATAAATCCCTACAGGTTTCGCCCAATTATGGACCCGCTTTGCTCAATGAAATTATCTGGGCCCTGCTCAAAGAAGATCTAGATTTAGCCTTCTTTAAGGCCAAACGCCTGGCCAAAAATGAAGAGATGCCCGCTCATATTCAAGATAAAGCCCATCTCCTGATCGGAATCATTTTGGCCCAAAATGGAGAGGAAAAAGCCGCCAAAAAACAGTTTAAACAATTGCGAAAGTCGCTGCCCGATTTGGCCGAGGCCAACCTCTCTGCCCTCAAATCTAAACGCTGGCAAGCTCGACAAGCCGCTAAACGCCAAGAAATTAGCGGAGAAGCCGAGAGCTATGATGAACTTCCCCTGGCCGAACTCCCTAGCTATTTTGAAAATAATCAACCCGACATCATCCAAATGATGGAACGCCAACAAGAGGATAGTCCCGAGTTGCTATTAATTGCTAGTCGATTGGAGCAAAAAGAGGCCCTGCTTTTGGCGAGCTACGGCCAAGCCAATGAAGAGGAAATCTGGGGCTTTTTGCAGTTTAATGCCGATTATCAGGGAGAAACCGCCCGCGGAGTTAAAATCGGTAGCCGCCAAAGCGAAATCGAAAAATTATACGGCTTTGCCGCCAATAGCCTAAGTACGGGCAAGGGGAAGTTGCTTTATTATCCTTTGGCTGGACTCATTTTTAGTCTGGACCAAAATGGGCAGCTAGACCGTTGGTTGCAGTTTTCTAAATTGCAATAA
- a CDS encoding glycosyltransferase, with translation MLYIYGLILFLSLGYGALMASYCFFWARLAPSFLAPNYQPKKKISIVLAARNEEEHIESCLRSLLAQNYPPELMEIVLVDDHSEDATRSIAQGFQDDRLQIIALQKGLGKKAALAQAIAAAQGEYLLFTDADCQLPSFWAKQLCFPMEQENMQFVAAPVLFSYRNRFLEKAQALDFMGMMAITGAGINGQYMRMCNGANMAYPKARYIELNGFAGMDQLASGDDMLFLQKVAEKYPQQIAFVKSLEAAVQTPAVQTYAAFWRQRLRWSSKSGAYKDRRTELQLGLVWAFSCSLFISSIALFFGFSPYWVLGQWALKALADYCLLSSASRFFQRRQLLRIFWPALLAHLLYIVLVGTASLFPQNYQWKGRSWR, from the coding sequence ATGCTCTATATCTACGGCTTAATCCTTTTCCTTAGCCTCGGCTACGGCGCATTAATGGCCAGCTATTGCTTTTTTTGGGCAAGGCTGGCCCCTTCTTTTTTAGCCCCCAATTATCAGCCGAAAAAGAAGATTAGCATTGTCTTGGCCGCCCGAAATGAGGAGGAACATATCGAAAGCTGCCTCCGCTCTCTCTTGGCCCAAAATTATCCCCCCGAATTGATGGAGATTGTTTTGGTGGATGACCATTCTGAAGATGCGACCCGCAGCATTGCCCAAGGTTTCCAAGACGACCGCCTGCAGATTATCGCCCTGCAAAAGGGCCTGGGCAAAAAGGCCGCTCTGGCCCAAGCTATTGCCGCCGCCCAAGGCGAATACCTGCTTTTTACCGATGCCGATTGCCAATTGCCCTCCTTTTGGGCCAAACAACTTTGCTTCCCGATGGAGCAAGAAAATATGCAGTTTGTGGCTGCTCCCGTCCTCTTTTCTTATCGAAATCGCTTTTTGGAAAAAGCCCAAGCCCTCGATTTTATGGGCATGATGGCCATCACGGGCGCTGGCATTAATGGCCAATATATGCGGATGTGCAATGGGGCCAATATGGCTTACCCCAAAGCCCGATATATCGAACTCAACGGCTTTGCTGGCATGGATCAGCTCGCCTCTGGCGACGATATGCTCTTTTTGCAAAAAGTAGCCGAAAAATACCCCCAACAAATCGCTTTTGTCAAAAGCCTAGAGGCCGCCGTGCAAACTCCCGCCGTGCAAACTTATGCCGCCTTTTGGCGACAACGCCTCCGCTGGTCCTCCAAATCTGGGGCCTACAAAGACCGCCGAACCGAACTACAATTGGGCCTCGTTTGGGCCTTCTCTTGCTCCCTTTTTATCAGCAGTATTGCCCTGTTTTTCGGCTTTTCGCCCTATTGGGTCCTCGGCCAATGGGCCCTCAAAGCCCTAGCCGATTACTGCCTGCTGTCGAGCGCTAGCCGCTTTTTTCAGCGCCGCCAACTCCTCCGCATTTTCTGGCCCGCCCTGCTGGCTCACCTACTCTATATTGTGCTGGTCGGCACGGCCTCGCTTTTTCCACAAAATTACCAATGGAAAGGCCGTTCATGGCGATAA